In one window of Frigoriglobus tundricola DNA:
- a CDS encoding sigma-70 family RNA polymerase sigma factor: protein MNSAADLTNAIRHLRAPSGGALGDPELLDHYARDHDQAAFAALVWRYGPLVLGVARRQVADRHRAEDVFQATFLALARSATKLGGRAVLANWLYTVALRQARKARAHAARRAALEGAAPPRPRGGADPLAEITGRELLQVIDDELARLPDRLRLPVLLCCVQGLSREEAVRRLGWSEGTLRGRLERGRRKLAARLTARGLAPSAVLLAPLAAVVVPADLLAHATELGAAPWSQSVPPVVAALATAATHRPLLPAVAIAGCLLTAVVVGTFAFGRGQPVEPVALLTSAPLAAAPTKAPPAINDPLPDGATRRFGTARYRHPTTIESLAVSADGKFAVANSGTRINGMIRAYDLATGRIRFAIESEPGALVYGVAVSPDGKTLATKRNHAVYLYDAATGKETGHIEYPGANPSTNTDLIVFAPDGKRVAVTAADGKGLHLIDLTRGEVVRTLPHAHVVFAAAFSPDGKQLVGGGYDSEKGTYFARLWETETGKERHRLPFGNGGIRCVAYSPDGATVAVSGDGRRAPAVKLFDAATGKERLTIPFPDATSVRSLAFGPDGKTLAASGGASTRLFDAATGKEVLKIDRKATGLRFTPDGEALVGAVAGAIYCWDAATGQALTPEGGDSPVAQIEVPADGKRVVTRGQDGDAHVWDARTGAHLRRVDVTWQRGLTLSPDGRYLVWPVGDETVQFKDPDQPNAVHTGSRLRMFDLTTNTFVERFGGFEGGANDLFFTAAGKTLVTVDYRDGAVRFWDVGTGKMERSFRVSERGQYQVWRARLSPDAKVLAVTYQREALGGIFGRHAVKLWDCATGKELHDLPGHWSYVEAVAFSPDGTHLVTGSEPLSAFTQKQLRLPTDQVFVWNVATGKAVAQLPIGATAAAFAPDGKTLAVAVGDGTLQFWDAATWQLRSEFPGPRDRVTALAFGPDGRLYSGALDATVLVWDPKTAKRPPAEPK from the coding sequence ATGAACTCCGCGGCGGACCTGACGAACGCGATCCGGCACCTCCGGGCTCCGAGCGGGGGCGCCCTGGGTGACCCCGAACTGCTCGACCATTACGCCCGGGATCACGACCAGGCGGCGTTCGCGGCCCTCGTCTGGCGCTACGGGCCGCTCGTGCTCGGGGTCGCCCGCCGGCAGGTGGCTGACCGTCACCGGGCCGAGGACGTGTTCCAGGCCACCTTTCTCGCGCTGGCCCGGTCCGCAACGAAACTCGGGGGCCGCGCCGTCCTGGCGAACTGGCTCTACACGGTCGCCCTCCGGCAGGCCCGAAAGGCCCGCGCCCATGCCGCCCGCCGCGCGGCACTCGAAGGGGCCGCACCGCCCCGGCCCCGCGGCGGGGCCGATCCGCTCGCCGAGATCACCGGCCGCGAACTCCTCCAGGTCATCGACGACGAACTCGCCCGTCTCCCCGACCGGCTGCGCCTCCCGGTCCTGTTGTGCTGCGTCCAGGGGCTGTCGCGCGAGGAAGCGGTCCGACGGCTCGGGTGGTCAGAAGGGACGTTACGGGGCCGGCTCGAGCGCGGCCGGCGGAAGCTCGCCGCCCGACTGACGGCCCGCGGACTGGCACCTTCGGCGGTGCTGCTCGCGCCGCTGGCGGCCGTCGTCGTTCCGGCCGATCTGCTCGCGCACGCCACCGAGTTGGGCGCGGCGCCGTGGTCACAATCCGTGCCGCCCGTCGTGGCCGCGCTCGCCACTGCGGCGACGCACCGCCCGCTCCTCCCCGCCGTCGCCATCGCGGGCTGCCTCCTGACCGCCGTGGTGGTCGGCACGTTCGCCTTCGGACGGGGCCAGCCCGTGGAACCCGTCGCGCTCCTCACATCCGCACCCCTCGCCGCGGCTCCGACGAAGGCGCCCCCCGCGATCAACGATCCGCTCCCCGACGGGGCGACGCGGCGCTTCGGCACCGCCCGGTACCGGCACCCGACGACGATCGAGAGCCTCGCGGTGTCCGCCGACGGGAAGTTCGCGGTGGCCAACAGCGGCACCCGTATCAACGGTATGATCCGCGCGTACGACCTCGCCACCGGCCGCATTCGTTTCGCAATCGAATCCGAACCGGGTGCGTTGGTCTACGGCGTGGCCGTCTCGCCCGACGGCAAAACACTCGCGACCAAGCGGAACCACGCCGTTTACCTGTACGATGCGGCGACCGGTAAGGAGACGGGCCACATCGAATACCCGGGCGCGAACCCGAGTACCAACACCGACCTGATCGTCTTCGCGCCCGACGGCAAGCGCGTGGCGGTCACGGCGGCCGACGGAAAGGGGTTGCACCTGATCGACCTCACGAGGGGCGAGGTGGTCCGCACGCTCCCGCACGCGCATGTCGTCTTCGCGGCGGCCTTTTCCCCGGACGGCAAGCAACTCGTCGGGGGCGGATACGACAGCGAAAAGGGCACGTACTTCGCCCGGTTGTGGGAGACGGAGACGGGCAAAGAGCGGCACCGCCTCCCGTTCGGCAACGGCGGCATCCGGTGCGTCGCCTATTCGCCCGACGGCGCGACCGTCGCCGTCAGTGGCGACGGCAGGAGGGCTCCCGCGGTGAAACTGTTCGATGCCGCCACCGGCAAGGAGCGGCTCACGATCCCTTTCCCCGACGCGACGAGCGTTCGGTCCCTCGCCTTCGGGCCGGACGGCAAAACGCTCGCCGCTTCGGGCGGCGCGTCCACCCGGCTGTTCGACGCCGCCACCGGCAAGGAAGTCCTGAAGATCGACCGCAAGGCGACCGGACTAAGGTTCACGCCCGACGGAGAGGCGCTCGTTGGGGCCGTCGCGGGCGCCATCTATTGCTGGGACGCCGCCACCGGACAGGCGCTCACACCGGAGGGAGGAGACAGTCCGGTCGCCCAGATCGAGGTGCCGGCCGACGGCAAGCGGGTCGTCACCCGCGGGCAGGACGGCGACGCGCACGTCTGGGACGCCCGGACCGGCGCACACCTGCGCCGCGTGGATGTCACCTGGCAGCGTGGCCTGACGCTCAGCCCGGACGGGCGGTACCTGGTGTGGCCCGTGGGCGACGAGACCGTGCAGTTCAAAGACCCGGACCAGCCGAACGCCGTTCACACGGGCAGCCGGCTGCGGATGTTCGATCTGACGACGAACACGTTCGTCGAACGGTTCGGCGGGTTCGAGGGCGGCGCCAACGACCTGTTTTTCACCGCCGCCGGCAAGACGCTGGTGACGGTCGATTACCGGGACGGAGCGGTGCGGTTCTGGGACGTGGGGACGGGCAAGATGGAACGGTCGTTCCGCGTCAGCGAGCGAGGGCAGTACCAGGTCTGGCGCGCGCGCCTGTCGCCGGACGCGAAAGTGCTGGCGGTGACGTACCAGCGGGAGGCGCTGGGCGGCATCTTTGGGCGCCACGCTGTCAAGCTCTGGGACTGCGCGACGGGAAAGGAACTGCACGACCTGCCGGGCCACTGGAGTTACGTCGAGGCGGTGGCGTTCTCGCCCGACGGCACGCACCTCGTCACCGGCAGCGAACCGCTGTCGGCCTTCACCCAGAAGCAACTGAGGTTACCGACCGACCAGGTGTTCGTGTGGAACGTCGCCACGGGCAAGGCCGTCGCTCAGTTGCCGATCGGGGCCACCGCAGCGGCGTTCGCGCCGGACGGCAAGACGCTCGCGGTCGCGGTCGGGGACGGCACGCTCCAGTTCTGGGACGCGGCGACGTGGCAGTTGCGAAGTGAGTTCCCCGGCCCGCGCGACCGGGTCACCGCCCTGGCGTTCGGTCCCGACGGGCGCTTGTACTCCGGCGCGCTGGACGCGACCGTCCTGGTATGGGATCCGAAAACGGCGAAGCGTCCGCCCGCCGAACCGAAGTGA
- a CDS encoding sigma-70 family RNA polymerase sigma factor has translation MGEKHARGVVRRLAGHTVPDEVLLARYRDRRDDSAFAELVRRHGRLVRTAASRVLHDPADIDDATQATFLVLVRRAATLEARSGLGPWLYGVAHRVAVRLRARTGRERALGDADPADRSRPADPTWREACGALHAELDRLPDRYRVPLLLCYLEGQTRDEAATALGLSAGTVKGRVRRGLETLRRRLERRGVTLSAGLMTAVATSHPGATAGDAAALVFGTPSPRTCQLVEELIVGQSLWKWAVGVAVVLVLGAGSIVAAVLTAGDPPTPTAVTWAAAPPTDAPAPVKADAAGDPLPLGALARMGSSRFHHGSHIYRLTISPDGKWIISSNVWTGYRVWDLETGREQVPVGMPANARFTGLHGDGRPAVQWEAIVAPAGKRIAAVVPDRERPITRVLDAVTGEEVVTVPASLDQFLHRPGISVDREPEVSPDGKWMLWARTTFDDNRAKKTVYIAELAAKSPTPAVFGEVGERTLFGFAFSGDGQSVVMHFNDAFELWDLKTRAVKLKVPNGAVKFKEPIALNKTDAGHAVVSPDGKTLAVAQPEARTFQLWDVASKKELPPVADPFTTGEVHVLTFSPDGRQVVGSIPGGPLRVWDVATGAKVRDYRTDNNGPPSCAFTPDGKRLAFGQLDHVVVFDTATGKPVHDFGGHSGTVWNLAFTPDGRLVSGSREGLVWDPRTGRELGGLPGHLQGLAVSRDGRQIATSGTDKKVRLRDAVTLEEVRVIDTKGTAAYNVAFSADGKELAVRGDKPGIQVYDTATGRPLRVVASGELVQWFWLTPDGRRLVFGPLSDETKVHVREWATDKPVLTFDIRKQITHGQLLSADGRFLATKGWNGTVCVCDLGTGKQICTFDTNPPRKRKGAGVIVGAVAFSPDGRTLATGSAGGPIRVWELATGGERFQLDGHRGDVRALAFSPDGTLLASGSEDRSAIVWDATGMALSTDPKHRPKDAAEAWVRLGDRDTAVGFAAMKYLAARPAEAVPLVGKHLRPVPVADPKKVVGLIEKLGSPDFAEREAAEKELDAVGEGAAEQLRTAAAAAESPEVRQRLAGLLPPVEGLALTGDRLRRARAVELVERAGTAEARALLTEWAAGAGGARAHRGGPVRTVAAR, from the coding sequence ATGGGCGAAAAACACGCACGCGGAGTCGTTCGACGGCTCGCCGGACACACCGTCCCCGACGAGGTTCTGCTCGCGCGCTACCGCGACCGACGGGACGACTCCGCGTTCGCGGAACTGGTGCGCCGCCACGGCCGGCTGGTCCGGACCGCGGCGTCACGGGTCTTGCACGACCCGGCCGACATCGACGACGCGACCCAGGCCACCTTTCTCGTCCTCGTGCGCCGGGCCGCGACGCTCGAGGCCCGGTCCGGGCTCGGCCCCTGGCTGTACGGCGTCGCCCACCGGGTCGCGGTCCGGCTCCGGGCCCGCACCGGCCGGGAGCGGGCACTCGGCGACGCGGACCCGGCCGATCGGTCCCGACCGGCGGACCCGACGTGGCGCGAGGCGTGCGGCGCCCTCCACGCCGAACTGGACCGGCTCCCCGACCGGTACCGGGTGCCGCTGTTGCTCTGCTACCTCGAGGGCCAGACCCGCGACGAAGCCGCAACTGCCCTCGGATTGAGTGCGGGGACCGTGAAGGGACGGGTCCGGCGCGGACTCGAAACGCTCCGCCGGCGGCTGGAGCGGCGCGGGGTGACGCTCTCGGCCGGGCTCATGACGGCGGTTGCGACCTCCCATCCGGGCGCTACGGCGGGCGACGCGGCCGCGCTCGTGTTCGGGACACCTTCGCCCCGTACGTGCCAACTCGTTGAGGAACTCATCGTGGGCCAATCTCTGTGGAAATGGGCCGTCGGGGTTGCAGTCGTTCTGGTCCTCGGTGCCGGCTCAATCGTCGCGGCCGTACTCACCGCGGGCGATCCGCCCACTCCGACCGCAGTGACTTGGGCCGCGGCCCCGCCGACGGACGCACCGGCGCCGGTGAAAGCCGATGCGGCCGGCGACCCGCTCCCGCTCGGAGCCCTCGCCCGGATGGGCTCCTCGCGGTTCCACCACGGCTCGCACATCTACCGGTTGACGATTTCGCCTGACGGAAAGTGGATCATCTCCTCCAACGTGTGGACCGGTTATCGTGTATGGGACCTGGAAACCGGGAGGGAACAGGTCCCGGTCGGAATGCCCGCCAATGCCCGGTTCACGGGATTGCATGGGGACGGCCGCCCGGCGGTCCAGTGGGAGGCCATTGTGGCGCCCGCCGGGAAGCGGATCGCTGCCGTCGTCCCGGACCGAGAGCGCCCGATCACCCGAGTTCTCGACGCGGTCACCGGCGAGGAGGTCGTAACCGTTCCCGCGTCACTCGACCAGTTCCTCCACCGCCCCGGCATATCAGTGGACCGCGAGCCGGAAGTCTCCCCGGACGGGAAGTGGATGCTGTGGGCACGCACCACGTTCGATGACAACCGCGCCAAGAAAACCGTCTACATTGCGGAACTGGCCGCGAAGAGTCCGACGCCGGCCGTGTTTGGCGAGGTCGGGGAACGCACCCTGTTCGGGTTCGCGTTCTCAGGCGATGGGCAGTCCGTCGTGATGCACTTCAATGACGCCTTTGAACTGTGGGACCTCAAAACCCGCGCCGTCAAATTGAAGGTGCCGAATGGGGCCGTCAAATTCAAGGAGCCGATCGCCCTGAATAAAACCGATGCCGGGCACGCGGTCGTCTCCCCGGACGGGAAGACACTGGCCGTCGCGCAACCGGAAGCGCGAACGTTCCAGCTTTGGGACGTCGCTTCCAAAAAGGAACTCCCGCCTGTTGCGGACCCGTTCACCACCGGGGAAGTACACGTCCTGACGTTCTCCCCGGACGGCCGGCAGGTCGTCGGCTCGATCCCGGGCGGACCGCTGCGCGTCTGGGACGTGGCCACGGGAGCGAAAGTTCGCGACTACCGCACGGACAATAACGGCCCACCTTCGTGCGCATTCACCCCGGACGGAAAGCGGCTCGCGTTCGGCCAGTTGGACCACGTGGTCGTCTTCGATACGGCGACGGGGAAGCCGGTCCACGATTTCGGTGGGCACAGCGGAACGGTGTGGAACCTGGCCTTTACCCCGGACGGGCGGCTGGTATCCGGATCCCGGGAAGGACTCGTCTGGGACCCGCGCACCGGGCGCGAACTCGGTGGGCTCCCCGGGCACCTTCAGGGCCTCGCGGTTTCCCGCGACGGGCGGCAGATCGCTACGAGCGGCACCGACAAAAAGGTCCGACTGCGGGACGCGGTCACGCTCGAGGAGGTCCGGGTAATCGACACCAAGGGAACGGCCGCCTACAACGTCGCGTTTTCCGCGGACGGGAAGGAGCTGGCCGTTCGCGGGGACAAACCGGGAATCCAGGTGTACGACACGGCTACCGGCCGGCCGTTGCGAGTGGTCGCAAGCGGGGAACTCGTGCAGTGGTTCTGGCTCACCCCGGACGGGCGGCGGTTGGTGTTTGGCCCATTGAGCGATGAGACCAAGGTTCACGTCAGGGAATGGGCCACCGACAAGCCGGTACTCACCTTCGACATCAGAAAACAAATTACCCACGGCCAGCTGCTTTCGGCCGACGGCCGGTTCCTCGCGACCAAAGGCTGGAACGGTACCGTCTGCGTTTGCGACCTGGGAACTGGTAAACAGATCTGCACGTTCGACACCAACCCGCCGAGAAAGCGAAAAGGTGCAGGGGTCATCGTTGGCGCGGTGGCGTTCTCGCCTGACGGTCGTACGCTGGCAACGGGGAGCGCGGGCGGGCCGATCCGCGTTTGGGAACTGGCCACCGGGGGCGAGCGGTTCCAACTGGACGGCCACCGTGGGGACGTGCGGGCGCTCGCGTTCTCCCCGGACGGCACGCTCCTGGCGTCCGGCAGCGAAGACCGGTCGGCGATCGTCTGGGACGCGACCGGGATGGCCCTCTCGACCGACCCCAAGCACCGCCCGAAGGACGCGGCCGAGGCCTGGGTGCGGCTCGGCGACCGCGACACGGCGGTTGGGTTCGCCGCGATGAAATATCTGGCCGCCCGGCCGGCGGAAGCCGTTCCGCTGGTCGGGAAACACCTGCGCCCGGTGCCAGTTGCGGACCCGAAGAAGGTCGTCGGCCTGATCGAGAAACTCGGGAGCCCGGACTTCGCGGAGCGCGAGGCCGCGGAGAAGGAACTGGATGCGGTGGGCGAGGGGGCGGCCGAACAACTCCGAACGGCCGCCGCAGCGGCGGAATCGCCCGAGGTCCGGCAACGACTCGCGGGGCTTCTGCCGCCGGTCGAAGGGCTGGCCCTGACGGGCGACCGGCTCCGACGGGCTCGGGCGGTCGAGCTGGTCGAGCGGGCCGGAACGGCGGAAGCACGCGCGCTCCTCACCGAATGGGCGGCCGGGGCGGGGGGCGCGCGCGCTCACCGAGGCGGCCCGGTCCGCACTGTCGCGGCGCGGTGA
- a CDS encoding sigma-70 family RNA polymerase sigma factor — MRLTAALQLVRTATLAPVCDTSDAELLRRFCRDRDETAFREILRRYEALVRGASRRLTRDHDAVDDAVQATFLALARKAHEIRHAEALPSWLYRVARSVTARTPGIVTVVAEPVAPAPSPLDQLSAREALAIFDEELDRLPPAHRSAVLLCTVEGSTVEDAARRLGTTPGAVRGWLQRGRDRLRQRLSARGVELAVALSLLVVGSATRAAGPAREAIVQSVMAAHRPVTALTRLASASYAVWVSLGALTAGTVSALVLLSPGAGNPQPVPPPKVEAKADELVTRDNLPEGAVARIGSPRLRHAGDVTAMAFSNDGRWLATASPASGDKSVRVWDLADGKQRHRIPIAVNPHESSARHRAVAVAFAADGKRLLILDAHGFRSFDAAAGQRELEKVLFTELDPNQFFPAEGIIGTGFSPDTKMFAVVRRNGEMLLGDTATGAVKRTIAKSMNVPENTYYTHADVLFTPSGSEACVPIPADSVPIFDTATGESKRSLPKELVPQYGATNNAAFTADGRQFLSAVTTAQKGRAATHAISVGDVATGKVTRAIPAPTPPRALALSPNGKLLAVAGDSNTGGSAIRVLDLESGKELQSVPLGLTPALLTFSPDSRFLAGTCHYEGRVTVWDIGKNALHPQSADESTWAARFDRLGNVELNRFVFDRKVTVDWRNGKVLEDRKLEPRGRWFEARSADGKVRAELDVSNDKPRLPLAILVKDAATGRAVARLDGLPDYPRGMVFADQNRLLVTVTQDDVLSVWDVAAGKLLWSEKYPARSFGYMGMGQPEFDAANRRMAIGSKTEAGTVIDIWEFRTPTRVARWEVPHVLLTDGIAFSPDGEVVAGGSETVTCWRVPDGHVIHTLSGHVAKESPNDRLAIRCAFSADGRKLLTVDGSGTIRVWEFATGQLIRTFTGHHGQTNAAFSPDARAIVGASSDAPVLVWDVYGLAAPPPFDADRVWTDLADPSAATGFRAVRELCAAPREAITFLKGKLKPETIDPKTIDGWVKDLSAEEFAVRERATAELAKQGETIAPLLRNALGTTTDAEGRHRLTALLRKTERLSPADLRVRRALDALEHLGTPEAHEHLNALARGTAGCLRTVQAAEALSRISGQK, encoded by the coding sequence ATGCGACTGACCGCGGCACTTCAACTCGTCCGGACCGCCACGCTCGCGCCCGTGTGCGATACCAGCGATGCCGAACTCCTGCGCCGCTTCTGCCGGGACAGGGACGAGACCGCGTTCCGCGAGATCCTGCGCCGGTACGAGGCACTCGTCCGCGGCGCGAGCCGGCGGCTGACGCGTGACCACGACGCCGTCGACGATGCCGTCCAGGCGACGTTCCTGGCGCTCGCCCGGAAGGCGCACGAGATCCGGCACGCCGAAGCCCTCCCGTCGTGGCTGTACCGCGTGGCGCGTTCCGTGACGGCCCGGACGCCCGGGATCGTAACGGTCGTCGCTGAACCGGTCGCCCCGGCCCCGTCGCCTCTGGATCAGCTCTCGGCCCGCGAGGCGCTGGCCATCTTCGACGAGGAACTCGACCGCCTGCCCCCGGCTCACCGCTCGGCCGTCCTGCTGTGTACCGTCGAAGGGAGCACGGTTGAGGACGCCGCCCGGCGGCTGGGGACGACCCCCGGCGCGGTCCGGGGGTGGCTGCAGCGCGGTCGGGACCGGCTGCGCCAACGCCTGAGCGCGCGGGGCGTGGAACTGGCCGTGGCCCTGTCCCTGCTCGTCGTCGGTTCCGCGACCCGGGCCGCAGGACCGGCGCGCGAGGCCATCGTCCAAAGCGTGATGGCGGCTCACCGCCCCGTGACCGCCCTCACCCGACTCGCGTCCGCCTCGTACGCCGTCTGGGTGTCGCTCGGTGCGCTGACCGCCGGGACCGTCTCGGCGCTCGTGCTGCTGTCACCGGGGGCCGGCAACCCGCAACCCGTTCCGCCGCCGAAGGTCGAGGCGAAGGCCGACGAACTGGTCACGCGCGACAACCTTCCCGAGGGGGCTGTCGCCCGGATCGGCTCGCCGCGCCTGCGGCACGCGGGGGACGTCACCGCGATGGCCTTCAGCAACGACGGCCGGTGGCTGGCGACGGCTTCCCCGGCCAGCGGGGACAAGTCGGTTCGCGTCTGGGATCTGGCCGATGGGAAGCAACGGCACCGCATCCCGATCGCCGTGAACCCGCACGAGAGCAGCGCCCGGCACCGGGCGGTCGCCGTGGCGTTCGCCGCAGATGGCAAGCGCCTGCTGATTCTGGACGCGCACGGGTTCCGGTCGTTCGACGCGGCCGCCGGCCAACGGGAACTGGAGAAGGTTCTGTTCACGGAGCTGGACCCCAACCAATTCTTTCCCGCCGAGGGGATCATCGGTACGGGCTTTTCCCCGGACACGAAGATGTTTGCCGTCGTCCGTCGGAACGGGGAGATGCTGCTCGGCGACACGGCCACGGGCGCGGTGAAACGGACGATCGCGAAGTCGATGAACGTGCCCGAGAACACCTATTACACGCACGCTGACGTCCTGTTTACCCCGAGCGGGTCCGAGGCGTGCGTGCCGATCCCGGCCGATTCGGTCCCGATCTTCGATACCGCGACCGGTGAATCAAAACGTTCGCTGCCGAAGGAACTCGTTCCCCAGTACGGCGCAACCAACAACGCCGCCTTCACGGCCGACGGGCGCCAGTTCCTTTCTGCTGTGACCACCGCACAAAAGGGACGGGCCGCCACCCACGCGATCTCGGTCGGCGATGTGGCGACCGGGAAGGTGACCCGCGCGATCCCGGCGCCGACCCCGCCCCGCGCCCTGGCCCTCAGCCCGAACGGCAAGCTTCTGGCGGTGGCCGGGGATTCAAACACGGGGGGGAGCGCGATCCGGGTGCTCGATTTGGAGAGCGGCAAAGAGTTGCAGTCGGTGCCGCTCGGCCTCACGCCCGCCCTGCTGACGTTCTCCCCCGACTCCCGGTTCCTCGCAGGCACCTGCCACTATGAGGGGCGGGTGACGGTGTGGGACATTGGGAAGAACGCCCTGCACCCGCAGTCGGCCGATGAGAGCACGTGGGCGGCCCGCTTCGACCGTCTCGGTAACGTGGAACTGAACCGGTTCGTTTTCGATCGGAAGGTCACGGTCGATTGGCGGAACGGAAAGGTCCTCGAGGACAGGAAGCTCGAACCCAGGGGGCGGTGGTTCGAGGCCCGGTCCGCGGACGGGAAAGTGCGGGCCGAACTCGACGTATCGAATGACAAGCCCCGGCTACCGCTGGCGATCCTGGTCAAGGACGCCGCGACGGGGCGGGCGGTCGCCCGACTGGATGGCCTGCCCGACTACCCGAGGGGTATGGTGTTCGCAGACCAGAACCGCCTGCTCGTGACGGTGACGCAGGACGACGTGCTCTCGGTCTGGGACGTCGCGGCCGGGAAGTTGCTCTGGTCGGAGAAGTACCCCGCCCGGTCCTTCGGCTACATGGGGATGGGGCAGCCGGAGTTCGACGCCGCCAATCGCCGGATGGCAATTGGCTCGAAAACCGAGGCGGGAACCGTCATCGACATCTGGGAGTTCCGCACACCGACCCGGGTGGCCCGGTGGGAGGTGCCGCATGTGCTGCTGACGGACGGTATCGCGTTCTCGCCGGACGGGGAGGTTGTCGCGGGCGGTTCCGAGACCGTGACGTGCTGGCGGGTGCCGGACGGTCACGTCATACACACCCTGAGCGGGCATGTGGCGAAGGAATCACCCAACGACAGACTCGCCATCCGCTGCGCGTTCTCAGCCGACGGTCGTAAGCTGCTCACGGTCGACGGGTCGGGGACGATCCGGGTATGGGAGTTCGCCACCGGGCAACTGATCCGCACGTTCACCGGACACCACGGCCAGACCAACGCCGCGTTCTCGCCGGACGCCCGCGCCATCGTGGGGGCGAGCAGCGACGCCCCGGTCCTCGTTTGGGACGTGTACGGTCTGGCTGCCCCTCCGCCCTTTGACGCCGATCGGGTCTGGACGGACCTGGCGGACCCCTCAGCGGCGACGGGCTTCCGCGCCGTGCGCGAACTCTGCGCCGCGCCCCGCGAGGCGATCACCTTTCTGAAGGGGAAGCTGAAGCCGGAGACCATCGACCCGAAGACGATCGACGGGTGGGTCAAGGACCTCTCGGCGGAAGAATTCGCGGTCCGAGAGCGAGCGACGGCCGAGCTGGCGAAGCAGGGCGAAACGATCGCGCCGCTGTTGCGGAACGCGCTCGGGACGACCACGGACGCGGAGGGCCGCCACCGCCTCACGGCGCTCCTGCGAAAAACGGAGCGGCTGTCGCCCGCCGATCTGCGGGTCCGGCGGGCCCTTGACGCGCTCGAGCACCTCGGCACGCCCGAGGCGCACGAGCACCTCAACGCTCTCGCCCGCGGTACGGCGGGGTGCTTGCGGACCGTGCAGGCGGCGGAGGCTCTGTCCCGAATCTCCGGACAGAAATGA
- a CDS encoding WD40 domain-containing protein yields the protein MRYLLLAAFFTCAPAHAQEKKDEPKKDPYPPIPTVDLKLKEPVEYNKDILPIFEGKCFVCHSGSVTEGKYDMGTHASVLKGGGKRGAKVVVPGKADESFLFLSCSRQTKPMMPPKSEEPLTSKEVTLIKLWINEGAKAPTSVKVREKVIVSLPPALVKPVRAVAVAPDGKTVAASRGNQVNLFELKVTPADKKGGPEKKEWEYAKSLYDPELKTPDGKTAKAAHVSLVESMAFSPDGKTLVTGSFTELIVWDVAKAAPTRRIGGFVDRVCCIAFSADGKFFATGGGAPTEDGEIKVFETESGKLFTEIKAGHSDTVFGAAFSPDGKLLATCGADKFVKVFELPTEAGKPAKLVKSFEGHTNHVMGVGWTPDGKKLVSCGADNFVKVWDYEKGEKVRDIQGHQKQVTSLFFVGKTAQFVTGSGDATVRMWNADNGGNVRNFPGAADFVYAVSASSDGTVVASGCEDGVVRVYNGANGTLMKAALPPDAEPKKDQPKKK from the coding sequence ATGCGCTACCTGCTGCTGGCCGCGTTCTTCACCTGTGCCCCCGCGCACGCCCAGGAGAAGAAGGACGAGCCGAAGAAAGACCCCTACCCGCCGATCCCGACCGTGGACCTGAAGCTCAAAGAGCCGGTCGAGTACAACAAGGACATTCTGCCGATTTTTGAGGGTAAGTGCTTCGTCTGTCACTCGGGAAGTGTGACCGAGGGCAAGTACGACATGGGCACGCACGCCAGCGTGCTCAAGGGCGGCGGGAAGCGCGGCGCGAAGGTGGTCGTGCCCGGCAAGGCGGACGAGAGCTTCTTGTTCCTCTCGTGCAGCCGGCAGACGAAGCCGATGATGCCGCCGAAGAGCGAGGAGCCGCTGACGTCGAAGGAGGTGACGCTCATCAAGTTGTGGATCAACGAGGGCGCGAAGGCGCCCACCAGCGTCAAGGTCCGGGAGAAGGTGATCGTGAGCCTGCCGCCGGCGCTGGTCAAGCCGGTGCGAGCGGTCGCCGTGGCGCCGGACGGCAAGACCGTCGCGGCCAGCCGGGGCAACCAGGTGAACCTGTTCGAACTGAAGGTCACGCCGGCCGACAAGAAGGGCGGCCCGGAGAAGAAGGAGTGGGAGTACGCGAAGTCGCTGTACGACCCCGAACTGAAGACGCCGGACGGCAAGACCGCGAAGGCCGCGCACGTCTCGCTCGTCGAATCGATGGCGTTCAGCCCGGACGGCAAGACGCTCGTGACCGGTAGTTTCACCGAACTGATCGTGTGGGACGTGGCGAAAGCCGCGCCGACCCGGCGCATCGGCGGGTTCGTGGACCGCGTGTGCTGCATCGCGTTCTCGGCGGACGGTAAGTTCTTCGCGACCGGCGGCGGCGCCCCGACCGAAGACGGCGAGATCAAGGTGTTCGAAACCGAGTCCGGCAAGTTGTTCACGGAAATCAAGGCCGGGCACTCGGACACGGTGTTCGGGGCGGCGTTCAGCCCGGACGGGAAGCTGCTGGCGACCTGCGGCGCGGACAAGTTCGTTAAGGTGTTCGAACTGCCGACCGAGGCCGGCAAGCCGGCGAAGCTCGTGAAGTCGTTCGAGGGGCACACGAACCACGTGATGGGCGTCGGCTGGACGCCGGACGGCAAGAAGCTCGTGTCCTGCGGGGCCGACAATTTCGTGAAGGTGTGGGACTACGAGAAGGGCGAAAAGGTCCGCGACATCCAGGGGCACCAGAAGCAGGTGACGTCGCTGTTCTTCGTGGGCAAGACGGCCCAGTTCGTGACCGGCAGCGGGGACGCGACCGTTCGGATGTGGAACGCGGACAACGGCGGCAACGTCCGGAACTTCCCCGGTGCGGCCGACTTCGTGTACGCGGTGAGCGCGAGTTCGGACGGCACCGTGGTGGCGAGCGGCTGCGAGGACGGCGTGGTGCGGGTGTACAATGGCGCCAACGGCACGCTCATGAAGGCCGCCCTCCCGCCCGACGCCGAACCGAAGAAGGACCAGCCGAAGAAGAAGTGA